A region from the Variovorax sp. RKNM96 genome encodes:
- a CDS encoding RHS domain-containing protein, with amino-acid sequence MAFALLISSSGNSTALAAREAGALNNIPAVLNNLVKDYAGTHFEYDSHGNMVQRLHNGQCTRFAWDALGRLTEARTQDTRMSFLYDPLGRRIAKCSEPIVITSTMDGSQYHAAEYRRQMQERGLGTVLFGWDGDQIAWESDSARNRTVHYVFEPNSFVPVLQAGAQGRITQSFLKRPASATATYADAHGNYDLDRDPLYNGMYEPGVGQDGESPTPLENIHFYQCDHLGTPMELTDEGGNIAWEANYKAWGEARLTISEAARKAGLKNPIRFQGQYLDEETGLHYNRFRYYDPVGGGLYRRILLGCVAE; translated from the coding sequence GTGGCTTTTGCGCTCCTCATCTCAAGCTCTGGTAACTCGACGGCGCTGGCGGCAAGAGAGGCCGGAGCACTCAACAACATTCCCGCCGTCCTGAACAACCTGGTGAAGGACTACGCAGGCACGCACTTCGAATACGACAGCCACGGCAACATGGTTCAGCGGTTGCACAACGGGCAGTGCACGCGCTTCGCGTGGGACGCGTTGGGCCGTCTCACCGAGGCGCGCACGCAGGACACCCGCATGTCATTCCTGTACGACCCGCTGGGTCGGCGCATTGCCAAGTGCAGCGAGCCGATCGTCATCACCAGCACGATGGACGGCAGCCAGTACCACGCAGCCGAGTACCGGCGCCAGATGCAGGAGCGTGGCCTTGGCACGGTGCTCTTCGGCTGGGATGGCGACCAGATAGCCTGGGAGTCGGACTCGGCACGAAACCGGACGGTGCATTACGTGTTCGAGCCCAACAGCTTCGTGCCGGTGTTGCAGGCCGGCGCCCAGGGGCGAATCACGCAGAGCTTCCTGAAGCGGCCGGCCAGCGCGACAGCCACGTACGCCGATGCGCACGGCAACTACGACCTGGACCGGGACCCGCTGTACAACGGGATGTATGAACCAGGGGTGGGGCAAGACGGGGAGTCACCGACGCCACTGGAGAACATTCACTTCTACCAGTGTGACCACCTCGGAACGCCGATGGAGTTGACCGATGAGGGCGGCAACATTGCGTGGGAGGCGAATTACAAGGCGTGGGGCGAGGCCAGGCTCACGATCAGCGAGGCCGCCAGGAAGGCGGGGCTGAAGAATCCGATCCGGTTCCAGGGGCAGTATCTGGACGAGGAGACGGGGCTGCATTACAACCGGTTCAGGTACTACGACCCGGTGGGGGGCGGTTTGTATCGAAGGATCCTCTTGGGCTGCGTGGCGGAATAA
- a CDS encoding tannase/feruloyl esterase family alpha/beta hydrolase, whose translation MTDVARRARRSFGPAIGISLVSLVLAACGGGGGGGGSGFFPIVPNNPPAGDGSSDNPPPPPVVPVVACADLAGRSLPASLISLPTQGATVTSATPVAATDAGNQLGDYCRVRGTIQPVDPASQLINFAVNLPEKWNQKTIHFGGGGFDGVLIDGTEVIRFGPAGKPAPLALGYATYGDDAGHQSSSITDGKFAANDEQLANYGGQSLKKTRDVAQALVFVRYAMKPKHAYFLGTSTGGRDALSYIQRWPEDYDGVIANEPALNYTGTRLSNVAVGRALYKDGGKGWMTVGQTVLVQNAAKAACDKLDGAVDNIVSNVESCRKLNEQILAALPRCPGDISTGDTCLTEAQIKTVRAIEDPLEFSTYSLANGVKRAGGYNILEGTQVAGPYTTRDLGTSADKRDANVFVTGDQWVKYFVTRKADFDSVSFDPLDPGAEYALRVTAVSNLTDATNPNLAPFFDHGGRIIMLHGLADEVISNNSTIDYYKQVVATLGQAAVDKGMRFYTVPGMGHGTGVFIPNWDSLAALEGWVEGGLAPATGVAVDAVPATYGRTRPLCLFPSWPKYKGSGSLDAAVNYSCVTEVGDPLACPNLPAAVTSYKGGNGLGEELHVQIDPGTMAYTVTFDATVGVTPRAARTGSLGKHGNCSYTSSEKGAIFTFGAGGVLSGGVNVPGDGSFTPLLAFRNTYDNVATPTDFKAVSNTFNAAGVLQGDTSAAIYRSTGKLRDAGTFQYCTSDPVTGFMAYNASCAPTEKGYIAYNISRGSFDVFTTLASGKAVSEGGTLSGSMVIGMVNGAAVPLHLIPKSFTPVTDTGVSKGLRILAPLGPTAGMSDGSYSMLSVSGENHDATVAGTAFNLGGANAVLSYKASPLDAVAQVDAGRPGNLLFNSGVLVFLSTAPAGTNAALELGVRH comes from the coding sequence ATGACTGACGTCGCCCGTCGCGCCCGCCGTTCGTTCGGCCCCGCGATCGGCATTTCGCTGGTTTCACTGGTTCTGGCCGCTTGCGGCGGCGGTGGGGGAGGCGGCGGCAGCGGCTTCTTCCCGATCGTGCCGAACAACCCGCCGGCCGGCGACGGCTCGTCTGACAACCCGCCGCCTCCGCCCGTGGTGCCGGTCGTGGCCTGCGCGGACCTCGCAGGCAGGAGCCTGCCCGCCTCGCTCATCAGCCTGCCCACGCAAGGCGCCACCGTCACCAGCGCCACGCCGGTGGCCGCGACCGACGCCGGCAACCAGTTGGGCGACTACTGCCGCGTGCGCGGCACCATCCAGCCGGTGGACCCGGCATCGCAACTCATCAACTTCGCGGTCAACCTGCCCGAGAAGTGGAACCAGAAGACGATCCACTTCGGCGGCGGCGGCTTCGACGGCGTGCTGATCGACGGCACCGAGGTCATCCGCTTCGGCCCCGCCGGCAAACCCGCGCCGCTCGCGCTTGGCTACGCCACCTACGGCGACGACGCTGGCCATCAGTCCAGCAGCATCACCGACGGCAAGTTCGCGGCTAACGACGAACAGCTCGCCAACTACGGCGGCCAGTCGCTCAAGAAGACGCGCGACGTGGCGCAGGCACTGGTGTTCGTGCGCTATGCAATGAAGCCCAAGCATGCGTACTTCCTCGGCACCTCGACCGGCGGGCGCGATGCGCTCAGCTACATCCAGCGGTGGCCCGAGGACTACGACGGCGTGATCGCCAACGAACCGGCACTCAACTACACCGGCACGCGGCTGTCTAACGTAGCGGTGGGGCGTGCGCTGTACAAGGACGGCGGCAAGGGCTGGATGACCGTGGGCCAGACGGTGCTGGTGCAGAACGCCGCGAAGGCGGCCTGCGACAAGCTCGATGGCGCGGTCGACAACATCGTGAGCAACGTCGAGAGCTGCCGCAAGCTCAACGAGCAGATCCTCGCCGCGCTGCCGCGCTGTCCCGGCGACATCTCCACAGGCGACACCTGCCTGACGGAAGCCCAAATCAAGACCGTGCGCGCCATCGAGGACCCGCTGGAGTTCAGCACCTATTCGTTGGCCAACGGCGTCAAGCGCGCGGGCGGCTACAACATCCTCGAAGGCACGCAGGTCGCGGGGCCGTACACCACGCGCGATCTCGGCACGAGCGCGGACAAGCGGGACGCCAACGTGTTCGTCACTGGCGACCAGTGGGTGAAGTACTTCGTGACACGCAAGGCCGATTTCGACTCGGTCAGTTTCGACCCGCTCGACCCGGGGGCCGAATACGCCTTGCGCGTGACTGCGGTATCGAACCTCACCGATGCGACCAACCCCAACCTGGCGCCGTTCTTCGACCACGGTGGGCGAATCATCATGCTGCACGGGCTGGCCGACGAGGTGATCAGCAACAACTCGACCATCGATTACTACAAGCAGGTCGTCGCCACGCTGGGCCAGGCGGCGGTGGACAAGGGCATGCGCTTCTACACCGTGCCCGGCATGGGCCACGGCACGGGCGTGTTCATTCCCAACTGGGACTCGCTCGCGGCGCTCGAAGGCTGGGTCGAAGGAGGCCTGGCGCCGGCCACCGGCGTGGCGGTGGATGCGGTGCCTGCCACCTATGGCCGCACGCGGCCGCTGTGCCTGTTCCCGAGTTGGCCCAAGTACAAGGGCAGCGGCAGTCTCGATGCGGCGGTCAACTACAGCTGCGTGACCGAAGTGGGCGACCCGTTGGCCTGTCCCAATCTGCCGGCCGCCGTGACGAGCTACAAGGGCGGCAATGGCCTGGGCGAGGAACTGCACGTGCAGATCGATCCGGGCACCATGGCCTACACCGTGACCTTCGACGCCACCGTGGGGGTCACGCCCCGCGCAGCGCGCACGGGTTCGTTGGGGAAGCACGGCAATTGCAGCTACACGAGCAGCGAGAAGGGGGCGATCTTCACCTTCGGAGCTGGTGGGGTGCTGTCGGGCGGTGTGAACGTGCCGGGCGACGGAAGCTTCACGCCGCTGTTGGCGTTCCGGAACACTTACGACAACGTGGCCACGCCGACCGATTTCAAGGCCGTGTCCAACACCTTCAATGCAGCAGGCGTGCTGCAGGGTGACACGAGCGCGGCCATCTACAGATCGACAGGCAAGCTGCGCGACGCGGGCACTTTCCAGTACTGCACCAGCGATCCGGTGACAGGTTTCATGGCCTACAACGCCTCGTGCGCGCCGACCGAGAAGGGCTACATCGCCTACAACATCAGCCGAGGTTCGTTCGACGTTTTCACCACGCTGGCGAGCGGCAAAGCTGTCTCGGAAGGCGGCACGCTCAGCGGCTCGATGGTGATCGGGATGGTCAACGGTGCTGCGGTGCCGCTGCACCTGATCCCCAAATCCTTCACCCCGGTTACCGACACGGGCGTGAGCAAGGGCCTGCGTATCCTGGCGCCGCTCGGCCCCACGGCCGGCATGTCCGACGGCAGCTACTCGATGCTGAGCGTGAGCGGGGAAAACCACGATGCTACGGTGGCCGGCACCGCGTTCAACTTGGGCGGAGCGAACGCGGTCCTGAGCTACAAGGCATCGCCGCTGGATGCCGTGGCGCAGGTCGATGCGGGCCGGCCCGGCAACCTGCTCTTCAACAGTGGTGTCCTCGTGTTCCTTTCCACCGCTCCCGCAGGAACCAACGCCGCCCTCGAACTCGGAGTACGCCATTGA
- a CDS encoding LysR substrate-binding domain-containing protein produces MEMRPLRYFVAVAETGHMTRAAEQLGIQQPPLSLTIKSLERELGVQLFRRHPRGVALTDAGRLFQVEALRMLQDMEAMKQRMTRVANGEVGTLAVGFTSSAAAHRFVPEALRAFRREHPGVELQLRENNAAELTEALAAGRLHCGLLRVPVARPEGLLFETLLREPVLVAMPSDHRFALARSKASRPLPLARLCEEGIILVRRPGAPGLYAELLALCHAKGLRPRVVAEVDRMMTNLNLVAAGVGLSVVPASMTGVHAHAIAYTRLADGGQLDAPLTLVSRVEEDNLPAQHFAALLRRHASENPGS; encoded by the coding sequence ATGGAGATGAGACCGCTCCGGTATTTCGTGGCCGTTGCCGAGACCGGCCACATGACGCGCGCCGCCGAGCAACTGGGCATCCAGCAGCCGCCGCTCAGCCTGACGATCAAGTCGCTCGAACGCGAACTGGGCGTGCAGCTCTTCAGGCGCCACCCGCGCGGCGTGGCGCTCACCGATGCGGGGCGCCTCTTCCAGGTGGAAGCGCTGCGCATGCTGCAGGACATGGAGGCCATGAAGCAGCGCATGACGCGCGTGGCCAATGGCGAGGTCGGCACGCTCGCGGTGGGCTTCACCAGCTCGGCCGCGGCGCACCGCTTCGTGCCGGAGGCGCTGCGCGCCTTTCGCCGCGAGCATCCGGGCGTGGAACTGCAGCTGCGTGAGAACAACGCGGCTGAGTTGACCGAAGCACTGGCGGCCGGCCGCCTGCACTGCGGCTTGCTGCGTGTGCCGGTGGCGCGGCCCGAGGGCCTGCTGTTCGAGACGCTGCTGCGCGAGCCGGTGCTGGTGGCGATGCCCAGCGACCACCGCTTTGCCCTCGCGCGCAGCAAGGCCTCGCGCCCGCTGCCGCTCGCGCGGCTGTGCGAGGAAGGCATCATCCTCGTGCGCCGTCCGGGCGCGCCGGGCCTCTATGCCGAACTGCTGGCGCTGTGCCATGCCAAGGGCCTGCGCCCGCGCGTGGTGGCCGAGGTGGACCGCATGATGACCAACCTGAATCTCGTGGCCGCGGGTGTCGGCCTGTCGGTGGTGCCGGCCTCGATGACCGGCGTGCACGCGCATGCCATCGCCTACACGCGGCTCGCAGACGGCGGCCAGCTCGACGCGCCGCTCACGCTGGTGTCGCGCGTGGAAGAAGACAACCTGCCTGCGCAGCATTTCGCCGCGCTGCTGCGCAGGCATGCGAGCGAGAACCCCGGGTCATGA
- a CDS encoding tripartite tricarboxylate transporter substrate-binding protein: MKKMFALAAVALATLAVGAQAQDFPAGKPVTIVVPFAAGGPTDRVARDLAEALRKPLGGASVIIDNVPGAGSSIGAAKVARATPDGYTLLLNHIAMATVPTLVRNVPFKVESDFEYLGIVNDVPMTLISKPSLPANNYKELATWIAANKGKINIGNAGVGSASHLCGLLFQSATKTEMTPVPYKGTAPAITDLIGGQIDLLCDQSTNTSPQIEAKKVKAYAVTTPKRLTTPLLKDLPTLDEAGLKNFEVTIWHGLYAPKGTPAPVLKKLNDALKVALKDPDFIKREELLGAVVATDGRIEPAGHKKFVIGEIAKWTPVIKAAGVYAD, translated from the coding sequence ATGAAAAAAATGTTCGCCCTCGCGGCGGTTGCCCTGGCCACCCTGGCTGTCGGTGCACAGGCGCAGGACTTTCCCGCGGGCAAGCCCGTGACCATCGTCGTGCCCTTCGCCGCCGGCGGCCCGACCGACCGCGTGGCACGCGACCTGGCCGAGGCGCTGCGCAAGCCCCTGGGCGGCGCGAGCGTGATCATCGACAACGTGCCCGGCGCGGGCAGCTCCATCGGTGCGGCCAAGGTGGCGCGCGCCACCCCCGATGGCTACACGCTGCTGCTGAACCACATCGCGATGGCCACCGTGCCGACGCTGGTGCGCAACGTGCCGTTCAAGGTCGAGAGCGATTTCGAGTACCTCGGTATCGTCAACGACGTGCCGATGACGCTGATCTCCAAGCCCAGCCTGCCGGCCAACAACTACAAGGAACTCGCGACCTGGATCGCCGCCAACAAGGGCAAGATCAACATCGGCAACGCGGGCGTGGGCTCGGCCTCGCACCTGTGCGGGCTCTTGTTCCAGAGCGCGACCAAGACCGAGATGACGCCCGTGCCCTACAAGGGCACGGCGCCCGCCATCACCGACCTGATCGGCGGCCAGATCGACCTCCTGTGCGACCAGAGCACCAACACCTCGCCGCAGATCGAGGCAAAGAAGGTCAAGGCCTATGCGGTGACCACGCCCAAGCGCCTGACCACGCCGCTCCTGAAGGACCTGCCCACGCTCGACGAAGCGGGCCTGAAGAACTTCGAGGTCACGATCTGGCACGGCCTGTATGCGCCGAAGGGCACGCCGGCACCGGTGCTCAAGAAGCTCAACGATGCGCTGAAGGTGGCGCTGAAGGATCCGGACTTCATCAAGCGCGAAGAGCTGCTGGGTGCCGTGGTCGCGACCGACGGCCGCATCGAACCGGCGGGCCACAAGAAGTTCGTGATCGGCGAGATCGCCAAGTGGACGCCTGTCATCAAGGCGGCGGGCGTCTACGCCGACTGA
- a CDS encoding tripartite tricarboxylate transporter substrate binding protein gives MSVTLLHRRHFVRSTGIALAAACGMPQLLHAAPSSSPWPNRPVRLIVVYPPGGVSDGMARVLADPLSQALGVPVLIENRAGAGGSIGMDALARAAPDGCTLAFSAISPLTLHPLIARVPYDPLRAFAPVASVMRTPVLVVGTPAFTGHGFGDLIARARSQPGAVRWATSGVATIGHLVLAQVRMQSRTDITHIPYAGGGPQLNDALSGQFEVLSTNVAAQQLQYIEGGRFQALAVGAPARIEALPAVPTLAELGYERANRDSLFGIFAPVRTPATVVQRLNAEINRVLRSDTVRTRLREAYNLPAGGSIEDFAHEIAVDRRRNRALVAGDRGQFD, from the coding sequence ATGAGCGTTACTTTGCTGCACCGTCGCCATTTCGTGCGCAGTACGGGCATCGCGCTGGCCGCGGCCTGCGGCATGCCGCAGCTGCTGCACGCCGCGCCATCCTCATCGCCCTGGCCGAACCGCCCCGTGCGCCTGATCGTGGTGTATCCACCGGGCGGCGTGAGCGACGGCATGGCTCGCGTGCTGGCCGACCCGCTCTCGCAGGCGCTGGGCGTGCCGGTGCTCATCGAGAACCGCGCCGGCGCAGGCGGCAGCATCGGCATGGATGCGCTCGCGCGCGCCGCACCCGACGGCTGCACCCTCGCCTTCTCCGCCATCAGCCCGCTCACGCTGCACCCGCTGATCGCGCGCGTGCCCTACGACCCGCTGCGCGCCTTCGCGCCGGTGGCGAGCGTGATGCGCACGCCGGTGCTGGTGGTCGGCACGCCAGCTTTCACGGGACACGGCTTCGGCGATCTGATCGCACGCGCGCGCAGCCAGCCCGGCGCGGTGCGCTGGGCCACCTCAGGCGTGGCCACCATCGGGCACCTGGTGCTGGCGCAGGTGCGCATGCAGAGCCGCACCGACATCACGCACATCCCGTATGCGGGCGGCGGCCCGCAGCTCAACGATGCGCTCAGCGGACAGTTCGAGGTGCTGTCGACCAACGTTGCGGCGCAGCAGCTGCAGTACATCGAGGGCGGGCGGTTCCAGGCACTGGCGGTGGGGGCGCCTGCGCGCATCGAGGCGCTGCCTGCGGTGCCGACGCTGGCGGAGTTGGGATACGAGCGGGCGAATCGCGATTCGCTCTTTGGCATCTTTGCGCCGGTACGCACGCCCGCGACGGTGGTGCAGCGGCTCAATGCGGAGATCAATCGCGTGCTGCGTAGCGATACGGTGAGGACGCGGCTGCGGGAGGCGTACAACCTGCCGGCTGGGGGGAGCATCGAGGACTTTGCGCATGAGATTGCCGTGGATCGGCGGCGCAATCGGGCGTTGGTGGCGGGGGATCGGGGGCAGTTCGACTGA
- a CDS encoding FadR/GntR family transcriptional regulator, with translation MLLSAKSPPTRRLYQQVADRIRAFIRDGRLSAGTRLPPERELALQLGVSRPSLREALIALEIDGTVEIRMGSGVYVCSPQAVLEGETPALGESPSELMQVRSMLESSAVTLAAARVGRQQLERVKECLEAMRQDGLSGRTMVENDRRFHLAIAEMTGNSILIRLIGDLFDDRHSPISSHMTERTENPQAWKAAFVEHEAIYLALVARDPQVAAAAMLHHLQASHARWSGEPVVVPGG, from the coding sequence ATGCTTCTTTCCGCCAAGTCCCCGCCCACTCGCCGGCTCTACCAGCAGGTCGCCGACCGGATTCGCGCCTTCATCCGCGACGGCCGGTTGAGCGCGGGCACGCGCCTGCCGCCGGAGCGCGAGCTGGCGCTGCAACTGGGCGTGTCGCGCCCCTCCCTGCGCGAGGCGCTGATCGCGCTGGAGATCGACGGAACGGTGGAAATCAGGATGGGGTCGGGCGTGTACGTCTGCTCGCCACAGGCCGTGCTGGAGGGCGAGACGCCCGCGCTGGGCGAGAGCCCGTCAGAACTGATGCAGGTGCGCTCGATGCTCGAGAGCTCGGCCGTGACGCTGGCCGCGGCCCGGGTCGGCCGCCAGCAGCTGGAGCGCGTGAAGGAGTGCCTGGAAGCGATGCGCCAGGACGGCCTGAGCGGGCGCACCATGGTCGAGAACGACCGCCGCTTTCACCTCGCCATTGCGGAGATGACGGGCAATTCGATCCTGATCCGGCTCATCGGCGACCTGTTCGACGACCGGCACAGCCCGATCTCGTCGCACATGACCGAACGCACGGAAAACCCGCAGGCCTGGAAGGCGGCGTTCGTGGAGCACGAGGCGATCTACCTCGCACTGGTGGCACGCGATCCTCAGGTGGCGGCCGCGGCCATGCTGCACCACCTGCAGGCGTCGCACGCGCGGTGGAGCGGGGAGCCCGTCGTCGTACCGGGCGGCTGA